One genomic window of Aethina tumida isolate Nest 87 chromosome 3, icAetTumi1.1, whole genome shotgun sequence includes the following:
- the LOC109598683 gene encoding uncharacterized protein LOC109598683, protein MKTIMKPLFLLFFLVLAVTAEEKKEDKKQTKRGLLSLGYGYGGDYDNGYSLGSGGHGLEGGYTLGGGLSFGHGHYAPIDLGHSTAVEKTITVLKGIPYPVTKHVPYPVTKHVPYPVKVAVPQPYPVEKPVPVPVKVPVKVPVPVPQPYPVEKIVHVPVKVPVDRPYPVKVLVPQPYPVEKPVHVPVKVLVPQPYPVEKQVPYPVKVPVHVPQPYPVIKHVPVPVKVPVDRPVPVHVPQPYPVHVIKKIPVPVEKHVPYPVKVPVDRPVPYPVVKPVGYPVKVPVPAPYPVEKPVPYPVEKPVPYPFKVYVDRPVPVEVEKHVPVPVAKPVPVPVKVPVLVPYENHHEHHYDHHY, encoded by the coding sequence ACAAAAAGCAGACAAAACGTGGATTACTTTCCTTGGGTTACGGATACGGTGGTGATTACGACAACGGTTATTCCTTGGGTTCTGGTGGTCACGGACTTGAAGGCGGATACACTTTGGGAGGTGGACTCTCTTTTGGACATGGTCACTATGCTCCGATCGACTTGGGACACAGCACTGCCGTTGAAAAGACCATCACCGTTTTGAAGGGAATCCCTTACCCTGTCACTAAGCATGTGCCTTACCCTGTCACCAAGCACGTACCTTACCCAGTCAAAGTAGCTGTACCTCAACCATACCCAGTCGAGAAACCTGTCCCAGTGCCAGTTAAAGTACCAGTTAAGGTGCCGGTACCAGTGCCACAACCCTACCCAGTTGAGAAAATAGTACATGTTCCCGTCAAAGTACCAGTCGACAGGCCTTACCCAGTTAAAGTACTGGTACCCCAACCTTACCCAGTAGAAAAACCAGTTCATGTTCCAGTTAAGGTACTCGTACCACAACCCTACCCAGTTGAAAAGCAAGTACCTTACCCAGTTAAGGTACCAGTACATGTACCACAACCCTACCCAGTTATCAAACACGTCCCAGTCCCAGTCAAGGTACCAGTTGACAGACCAGTACCAGTACATGTCCCACAGCCTTATCCAGTGCATGTCATCAAGAAAATCCCAGTCCCAGTTGAAAAGCACGTGCCATACCCAGTTAAAGTACCAGTTGACAGACCAGTTCCATACCCTGTCGTCAAGCCAGTAGGCTATCCAGTCAAAGTACCAGTACCAGCCCCGTACCCAGTCGAAAAACCAGTACCATACCCAGTCGAGAAGCCAGTCCCATACCCATTCAAAGTGTACGTTGACAGACCAGTACCCGTCGAAGTCGAAAAGCACGTACCAGTACCAGTTGCTAAACCAGTACCGGTCCCAGTTAAGGTACCAGTCCTGGTCCCATACGAAAATCA